One segment of Bacillus alkalisoli DNA contains the following:
- a CDS encoding ParA family protein, translated as MGRIIAIANQKGGVGKTTTSVNLGACLAYIGKKVLLVDVDPQGNASSGVGVDKAEVNQCIYDILVEDVPAKDVIIPTKVENLMIIPATIQLAGAEIELVPTISREVRLKRALDSVKDQYDYVIIDCPPSLGLLTINALTASDAVVIPVQCEYYALEGLSQLLNTVRLVQKHLNTDLMIDGVLLTMLDARTNLGIQVIDEVKKYFQDKVYGTIIPRNVRLSEAPSHGEPIIIYDPKSRGAEVYLDLAKEVITHG; from the coding sequence ATGGGCAGAATTATTGCAATTGCAAACCAAAAAGGTGGCGTAGGAAAAACGACGACTTCTGTTAACTTAGGAGCGTGTTTAGCTTATATTGGTAAAAAAGTACTTTTAGTAGATGTTGATCCACAAGGTAACGCATCTAGCGGAGTAGGAGTAGACAAGGCAGAGGTAAATCAGTGCATTTATGATATTTTAGTAGAAGACGTGCCAGCTAAAGATGTCATAATTCCTACAAAAGTAGAAAACCTAATGATCATACCAGCGACTATTCAATTGGCAGGAGCAGAGATAGAATTAGTTCCTACTATATCCAGAGAAGTTCGACTTAAGAGAGCTCTTGACAGTGTAAAAGATCAGTATGACTATGTAATTATTGATTGCCCACCTTCTTTAGGGCTATTAACGATAAATGCATTAACTGCTTCCGATGCAGTCGTTATTCCAGTTCAATGTGAATATTACGCATTAGAAGGCTTAAGTCAGTTATTAAATACAGTTCGACTTGTTCAAAAACATTTAAATACAGATTTAATGATAGACGGAGTATTGCTAACGATGTTAGATGCTAGAACAAACTTAGGAATCCAAGTCATTGATGAAGTGAAAAAATACTTTCAAGATAAAGTATACGGTACAATCATTCCTCGTAACGTACGACTAAGTGAAGCTCCAAGCCATGGGGAACCAATCATTATTTATGATCCAAAATCACGTGGTGCAGAAGTTTATCTAGACTTAGCGAAGGAAGTGATTACACATGGCTAA
- the yyaC gene encoding spore protease YyaC has translation MNLKSNFFEKKGGNARIAHDDSNALQEVTNTVYELLLTSESIQPYVIVCIGTDRSTGDSLGPLVGTKLSEMKLSTLHVYGTLDDPIHAVNLKEKLQEIYKLHPNPTIIAIDACLGRLKSVGFLTVAEGPVMPGAGVKKDLPPVGDFHITGIVNVSGFMEFFVLQNTRLSLVMRMAKTIAESLKRLDLLLTRRIMLAQAEIDKNNSNFLQGE, from the coding sequence ATGAATCTAAAATCAAATTTCTTTGAAAAGAAAGGAGGTAATGCACGCATTGCGCATGATGATTCTAATGCTTTACAAGAAGTAACAAATACCGTTTATGAGTTACTACTTACAAGTGAGAGCATACAACCATATGTTATAGTATGTATCGGTACGGATCGTTCAACAGGAGACTCACTCGGCCCTTTAGTAGGAACTAAATTATCCGAAATGAAACTCTCTACCTTACATGTGTATGGGACACTAGATGATCCTATTCATGCGGTTAATTTAAAAGAAAAATTACAAGAAATATATAAACTGCACCCTAACCCTACTATTATTGCAATCGACGCATGTTTAGGGAGGTTAAAGAGCGTAGGCTTCTTAACCGTTGCAGAGGGGCCTGTCATGCCTGGAGCAGGTGTGAAGAAGGATTTACCTCCTGTAGGAGATTTTCATATTACTGGTATTGTAAATGTTAGTGGATTTATGGAGTTTTTTGTTTTACAAAATACAAGATTAAGTCTTGTTATGAGAATGGCAAAAACAATTGCAGAGTCGTTAAAGCGACTTGATTTGCTTTTAACAAGAAGAATAATGTTAGCACAAGCTGAAATAGATAAAAATAACTCTAATTTTCTACAAGGTGAATAA
- the mnmE gene encoding tRNA uridine-5-carboxymethylaminomethyl(34) synthesis GTPase MnmE yields MNELDTIAAISTPMGEGAIAIVRLSGSESINIMDKLFQKPSDKRLADVASHTIHYGHIIEPKTNNVIEEVMVSVMRGPKTFTREDVVEINCHGGLVSVNKVLQLVLSQGARLAEPGEFTKRAFLNGRIDLSQAEAVMDLIRAKTDRAMNVAIGQMEGRLSRLVQRLRQEILETLAHVEVNIDYPEYDDVEEMTHHLLIEKASSVKTELEKVLQTAGQGKILREGLATVIVGRPNVGKSSLLNSLVQENKAIVTDIPGTTRDVIEEFVNVRGVPLKLVDTAGIRETEDIVERIGVEKSREVLKKADLLLLVLNNNDELSLEDEQLFEATSGMDVIVIINKTDLPTKLDFNLVQKLAKSHPIISTSLKEDKGIDELEQAIASMFFEGEVEASDMTYVSNSRHIALLNQAQQALEEAINGIETGVPIDIVQIDFTRTWEILGEIIGDTVHESLIDQLFSQFCLGK; encoded by the coding sequence ATGAATGAATTAGATACGATAGCTGCTATATCGACTCCGATGGGAGAGGGAGCCATTGCGATCGTGCGACTAAGTGGTTCAGAATCTATAAATATAATGGACAAGCTATTCCAAAAACCATCTGATAAGAGACTAGCAGATGTGGCTTCGCATACGATACATTACGGTCATATAATAGAGCCGAAAACAAACAATGTCATAGAGGAAGTAATGGTTTCGGTTATGAGAGGACCGAAAACTTTTACAAGAGAAGATGTTGTAGAGATAAATTGTCACGGTGGATTAGTATCGGTAAATAAAGTGTTGCAGTTAGTTTTAAGTCAAGGAGCTAGATTAGCGGAACCAGGTGAGTTTACGAAACGTGCATTCTTGAATGGGAGAATTGATCTATCTCAAGCAGAAGCGGTGATGGACTTAATACGGGCTAAAACAGACAGAGCGATGAATGTTGCGATTGGACAAATGGAAGGAAGACTATCGCGACTTGTTCAACGTCTAAGACAAGAAATATTAGAAACGTTAGCACATGTAGAAGTGAACATAGATTACCCAGAATATGATGATGTCGAGGAAATGACACATCATTTATTAATAGAAAAGGCAAGTTCCGTAAAAACAGAATTAGAAAAAGTGCTCCAAACTGCTGGGCAAGGCAAAATCTTAAGAGAAGGTTTAGCTACAGTTATTGTTGGTAGACCAAACGTTGGGAAATCTTCTCTATTAAACAGCTTAGTACAAGAAAATAAGGCTATTGTAACAGATATACCAGGAACTACTCGAGACGTCATCGAAGAATTTGTTAACGTTCGAGGAGTACCTTTAAAGTTAGTAGATACAGCTGGAATTCGTGAAACGGAAGACATAGTAGAACGAATCGGCGTCGAAAAATCTCGTGAAGTTTTAAAAAAGGCAGACTTATTATTATTAGTCTTAAATAATAATGATGAATTATCACTAGAAGATGAGCAGCTTTTTGAGGCTACTAGCGGTATGGACGTAATAGTCATCATTAATAAAACAGATTTACCTACTAAATTAGATTTTAATTTAGTTCAAAAGTTAGCTAAGTCACATCCAATCATTTCAACTTCTTTAAAAGAAGATAAAGGAATTGACGAGTTAGAACAGGCGATTGCCTCTATGTTTTTCGAAGGCGAAGTAGAAGCAAGCGATATGACATATGTTTCAAACTCTAGACATATTGCATTATTAAATCAGGCTCAACAAGCATTAGAAGAAGCGATAAATGGTATCGAAACAGGAGTTCCAATAGATATCGTACAAATCGATTTTACGCGTACGTGGGAAATTCTAGGGGAAATTATCGGTGATACCGTTCATGAAAGCTTAATTGATCAATTATTTTCTCAGTTCTGCTTAGGAAAATAA
- a CDS encoding ParB/RepB/Spo0J family partition protein, with protein sequence MAKGLGKGINALFPSIEASKEEIVQEISVKEVRPNPYQPRKTFDKEAIEELKTSIEEHGILQPIIVRKSIKGFEIVAGERRFRAAKEAQLTKVPVVVREMTEQQMMELALLENLQREDLTPIEEATAYQTLMAKLNITQEQLANRLGKSRPHIANHVRLLSLPPFVQELMLEGELSMGHGRALLGVKKKEKIKPLVDKILKEHLNVRQLELLIQQINENVSRETKQKQPKDVFIARHETSLRERFGTSVHIKRTKKKGKIEIEFFSDEDLQRLLELLDQKDETI encoded by the coding sequence ATGGCTAAAGGGTTAGGGAAAGGAATTAATGCTCTCTTTCCTTCTATTGAAGCTTCCAAAGAGGAAATAGTACAAGAAATATCAGTGAAAGAAGTCAGACCAAATCCTTATCAGCCACGTAAAACGTTTGATAAGGAAGCAATAGAGGAATTGAAAACTTCCATTGAAGAACACGGTATTTTACAGCCAATTATTGTACGAAAAAGTATAAAAGGTTTTGAAATTGTAGCAGGGGAGAGAAGATTTCGTGCTGCAAAAGAAGCGCAATTAACGAAAGTTCCAGTTGTCGTTAGAGAAATGACGGAACAACAAATGATGGAATTAGCATTACTTGAAAACTTGCAACGTGAAGACTTAACGCCAATTGAAGAGGCAACAGCCTATCAAACGTTAATGGCGAAACTAAACATTACACAAGAACAATTGGCTAATCGATTAGGAAAAAGCAGACCGCACATTGCCAACCATGTACGTTTACTAAGCTTACCACCATTCGTACAAGAGTTAATGCTTGAAGGAGAACTTTCCATGGGGCACGGCAGAGCACTACTCGGCGTAAAGAAGAAAGAAAAAATAAAACCGCTCGTCGATAAAATCCTAAAAGAACATCTAAATGTCCGCCAACTAGAGTTGTTAATTCAACAAATAAATGAAAATGTTTCACGTGAAACAAAACAAAAACAACCGAAAGATGTATTCATTGCAAGACATGAAACATCTTTACGAGAGCGTTTTGGTACGTCTGTACATATAAAACGTACAAAGAAAAAAGGAAAAATAGAAATTGAGTTTTTCTCTGACGAAGATTTACAACGCCTTTTAGAATTATTAGACCAAAAAGACGAAACCATCTAA
- a CDS encoding DUF554 domain-containing protein, protein MLLGTIVNGICIIVGTLIGLGLTRIPDKTKETVMKVIGLVVIVLGLQMAFKGQEFLIVIFSLVIGAVIGEWLDLEEKLNQVGRWLESKVGKSNSGSISKGFVTATLIFVIGAMAVVGALDSGLRGNHDVLFTKSIIDGFTSIVLTTTLGIGVMFSAIPVVLYQGSIVLFATVIDRFVPEELLQLFILDMTATGGVMILAIGTNLLGITSVRVANLLPGLLVVAVLVTSMYFLSI, encoded by the coding sequence GTGTTATTAGGAACAATTGTAAATGGTATTTGTATTATTGTTGGTACATTGATTGGCTTAGGTCTAACTAGAATACCAGACAAAACGAAAGAAACCGTAATGAAGGTTATAGGGCTAGTAGTTATTGTTTTAGGACTGCAAATGGCATTCAAAGGACAAGAGTTTTTAATCGTTATTTTTAGTTTAGTAATAGGTGCAGTTATAGGAGAATGGCTAGATTTAGAGGAAAAACTAAATCAAGTAGGTAGGTGGCTTGAATCTAAGGTCGGAAAAAGTAATTCAGGAAGCATCTCTAAAGGATTCGTAACTGCTACATTAATATTTGTTATCGGTGCAATGGCGGTAGTAGGGGCTTTAGATAGTGGATTAAGAGGAAATCACGATGTGTTATTTACCAAATCTATTATTGATGGATTTACAAGTATCGTTTTAACGACGACGCTTGGAATAGGTGTTATGTTTTCAGCAATCCCCGTAGTATTATATCAAGGTTCTATTGTGTTATTTGCTACAGTTATCGATCGATTTGTACCAGAAGAGTTACTACAACTATTTATTTTAGATATGACAGCAACCGGTGGAGTAATGATTTTAGCGATTGGGACAAACCTTTTAGGTATAACATCAGTAAGAGTAGCTAATTTACTACCAGGTCTACTAGTAGTAGCAGTACTTGTAACGAGTATGTACTTTCTATCGATTTAA
- a CDS encoding YkvI family membrane protein: MWSNGLRWMFLILGTVIGAGYASGRELWQFFGAESGLAIFIFTILFIVCCYVIMRISMDQQSEHFSPVLVKLVGSKLSKVYEIIILLYLFTTTIVMLAGGGAALQVFFIPYWAGIIIISSLLILLFVYGVNGMITVNTWVIPIIVLVLGGILIHATDMSVITASSLLEKQNNWPSAFTFTALNILPLVAVLSAIGNKVASKNEIIIASLGSGLVLGIISFVYNETLLSVATKIEFFEIPLFAIIQSYPYYMLFFMTLLLWVAIYTTAASGLLGLTTRLRSIFNLPLWVVCAIMLAIMIPFTTFGFSLLVSVLYPLFGLINLYLLVAILLYPIANKYNWS; this comes from the coding sequence GTGTGGAGTAACGGGCTTAGGTGGATGTTTTTAATTTTAGGCACAGTTATCGGTGCGGGTTACGCTTCTGGTAGGGAATTATGGCAATTTTTTGGTGCAGAAAGCGGACTAGCTATCTTCATTTTTACTATTCTTTTTATTGTATGCTGTTACGTTATTATGAGGATTAGTATGGATCAACAGTCAGAGCATTTTTCACCGGTACTAGTTAAGTTGGTGGGATCGAAGCTTTCTAAAGTATACGAAATTATTATTTTACTTTATTTATTTACGACAACCATTGTCATGTTGGCAGGTGGTGGAGCGGCATTACAAGTATTCTTCATTCCTTATTGGGCAGGAATTATAATTATTAGTTCATTATTAATACTTTTATTTGTCTACGGTGTAAATGGTATGATTACTGTAAATACTTGGGTTATACCCATTATTGTTTTAGTACTCGGAGGAATACTAATTCATGCTACTGATATGAGTGTCATAACGGCAAGTAGTTTGTTAGAAAAACAAAACAACTGGCCGAGTGCTTTTACGTTTACTGCGCTAAATATTTTACCGTTAGTAGCTGTGTTATCCGCTATTGGTAATAAGGTTGCAAGTAAAAATGAAATTATCATTGCGAGCCTTGGAAGTGGACTAGTATTAGGAATCATATCTTTTGTGTATAATGAGACATTATTATCTGTTGCTACAAAAATAGAATTCTTCGAAATACCTTTATTTGCTATCATTCAGAGTTATCCTTATTATATGTTGTTCTTTATGACGTTGTTACTTTGGGTAGCGATATACACGACGGCAGCATCAGGTTTATTAGGCTTAACGACAAGGTTGCGTTCTATATTCAACCTTCCGTTATGGGTTGTATGTGCCATTATGCTTGCGATTATGATACCTTTTACAACCTTTGGGTTCTCTCTCCTTGTGTCGGTACTTTACCCGCTATTTGGGTTAATTAATCTATATTTATTAGTGGCAATTCTTTTATATCCAATTGCTAATAAGTATAATTGGTCATAA
- the noc gene encoding nucleoid occlusion protein — MKTPFSRFFGMVEKEKEEQEIVEEVNRDEIKHLNVTQIVPNRYQPRTVFVDKKIEELSITIRTHGIIQPIVVRQFAEDQFEIIAGERRWRAVQKLGWETIPAIIKEFNDAETASVALIENLQREELSAIEEAVAYAKLLELHNLTQEALAQRLGKGQSTVANKLRLLKLPDEVQDALMQKKITERHARALIPLKDPQKQVSLLNETIEKQWNVKQTEDKVVAILEEQTTKTKVKPKRKAFSRDTRIAMNTIRQSLSMVNDSGIKLDSQEEEFEDYFQFTIKIPKK; from the coding sequence ATGAAAACTCCTTTCTCTCGCTTTTTCGGAATGGTTGAAAAAGAAAAAGAAGAACAGGAAATAGTAGAAGAAGTCAATCGAGATGAGATTAAACATTTAAATGTTACGCAAATTGTACCGAATCGTTACCAGCCTCGTACTGTATTCGTAGATAAAAAAATTGAGGAACTCTCTATAACTATACGCACTCACGGTATTATTCAGCCGATTGTTGTAAGACAATTCGCGGAAGATCAGTTTGAGATCATTGCAGGTGAGCGACGTTGGAGAGCAGTACAAAAACTCGGATGGGAGACAATCCCTGCCATTATAAAAGAGTTTAATGATGCGGAAACTGCATCGGTTGCATTAATTGAAAACTTACAGCGTGAAGAGTTATCTGCAATAGAAGAAGCAGTAGCATATGCAAAGCTTTTAGAGCTACATAACTTGACGCAAGAAGCATTAGCGCAAAGACTTGGTAAAGGCCAGTCAACAGTAGCAAATAAGTTACGCTTATTGAAATTACCTGATGAAGTTCAAGATGCATTAATGCAAAAAAAGATTACAGAACGACATGCAAGAGCACTTATTCCGTTAAAAGATCCACAAAAACAAGTATCCTTATTAAATGAAACCATCGAAAAACAATGGAATGTAAAACAAACGGAAGATAAAGTTGTTGCTATATTAGAAGAGCAAACAACAAAGACAAAAGTGAAACCAAAGCGCAAAGCATTTAGTAGAGATACAAGAATTGCAATGAATACGATTCGCCAATCTTTATCTATGGTTAATGATAGTGGAATTAAATTAGACTCTCAAGAAGAGGAATTTGAAGATTACTTTCAATTCACAATTAAAATTCCCAAAAAATAA
- the mnmG gene encoding tRNA uridine-5-carboxymethylaminomethyl(34) synthesis enzyme MnmG translates to MDYHGGSYDVIVIGAGHAGCEAGLAAARLGAKTLMITINLDMVAFMPCNPSVGGPAKGIVVREIDALGGEMGKNIDKTHIQMRMLNTGKGPAVRALRAQADKFLYQHEMKKTMEQEPNLTLLQGMVEKLIVEDGVCKGVITQTGATYEAKTVVITTGTFLRGKIILGDLQYLSGPNNQQPSIKLSEHLEELGFDLVRFKTGTPPRVNSASIDYSKTEIQPGDEVPRAFSYETTEYITDQLPCWLTYTSPETHQIIDDNLHRSPMYSGMIKGTGPRYCPSIEDKIVRFNDKPRHQIFLEPEGRNTQEVYVQGLSTSLPEDIQRKMLSSIPGLENVQMMRAGYAIEYDSIVPTQLWPTLETKKVQNLYTAGQINGTSGYEEAAGQGILAGINAGLRALGKEDLIISRSEGYIGVLVDDLVTKGTNEPYRLLTSRAEYRLLLRHDNADLRLTETGYKIGLIPQERYERFLKKKEAIEVEKERLAKIIIKPSSQVQQIIVDAGGTELKDGIRASDLLKRPEMNYEHIRSIVPAEVEIDHDVAEQVEIQIKYEGYIQKSLQQVDRLKKMEDKKIPENIDYDAINSLANEARQKLKEVRPLSVAQASRISGVNPADVSILLVYLEQGKIAKLPSEA, encoded by the coding sequence ATGGATTATCATGGAGGTTCCTATGATGTTATCGTCATTGGTGCAGGACATGCTGGTTGTGAAGCAGGATTAGCTGCAGCAAGACTTGGTGCGAAAACATTAATGATTACTATTAATTTAGATATGGTTGCTTTTATGCCATGTAACCCGTCCGTAGGTGGACCAGCGAAAGGGATTGTCGTTCGTGAGATCGATGCACTTGGCGGAGAAATGGGTAAAAATATCGATAAAACACACATTCAAATGAGAATGCTTAATACAGGTAAAGGTCCTGCTGTTCGTGCGTTAAGAGCACAAGCTGATAAGTTTTTATACCAACATGAAATGAAGAAAACAATGGAACAAGAGCCTAACTTAACCCTTCTACAAGGAATGGTTGAAAAACTGATTGTAGAAGATGGCGTTTGTAAAGGTGTTATTACGCAAACAGGTGCAACATATGAGGCGAAAACAGTTGTTATTACGACTGGAACGTTTTTACGCGGAAAAATAATACTAGGTGACTTACAATATTTAAGTGGACCAAACAACCAACAGCCGTCGATTAAACTTTCTGAGCACTTAGAAGAGTTAGGGTTTGATTTAGTAAGGTTTAAAACTGGTACACCTCCACGTGTAAATAGTGCTTCAATCGACTACAGCAAAACAGAAATACAACCAGGCGATGAAGTCCCAAGAGCGTTTTCTTATGAAACAACAGAATACATTACAGACCAACTTCCATGCTGGTTAACGTATACAAGTCCAGAAACACATCAAATTATTGATGATAATTTACATCGTTCCCCAATGTACTCGGGAATGATTAAAGGTACAGGGCCGAGATACTGTCCATCTATTGAAGATAAGATAGTCCGTTTTAATGATAAGCCACGTCATCAAATTTTCTTAGAACCTGAAGGGCGTAATACGCAAGAAGTATATGTTCAAGGGCTGTCTACAAGCCTTCCAGAAGACATTCAACGTAAGATGTTATCTTCTATACCAGGTTTAGAAAATGTACAAATGATGCGTGCCGGCTATGCGATTGAATATGATTCCATTGTCCCAACACAATTATGGCCAACTCTTGAGACGAAAAAAGTCCAAAACCTATATACGGCTGGACAGATTAACGGCACTTCTGGGTATGAAGAAGCAGCTGGTCAAGGTATTTTGGCAGGTATTAATGCGGGTCTACGTGCACTAGGTAAAGAAGACCTTATCATTAGCCGTTCAGAAGGCTATATTGGCGTCCTAGTGGATGACTTAGTAACAAAAGGTACAAATGAACCTTATCGTTTGTTAACATCACGTGCAGAGTATCGTCTACTATTACGTCACGATAACGCAGACTTGAGACTTACAGAAACTGGATATAAAATCGGATTAATTCCACAAGAGCGATATGAGCGTTTCTTAAAAAAGAAAGAAGCAATAGAAGTAGAAAAAGAACGTTTAGCCAAAATTATCATTAAACCATCATCTCAAGTACAACAGATTATTGTTGACGCAGGTGGTACTGAATTAAAAGATGGTATTCGTGCAAGTGATTTATTGAAGCGACCTGAAATGAACTACGAACATATTCGATCTATAGTACCAGCCGAAGTGGAAATCGATCATGATGTAGCTGAACAAGTGGAAATACAGATCAAGTATGAAGGTTATATTCAAAAATCACTCCAACAAGTGGATCGTCTGAAAAAAATGGAAGATAAAAAAATACCAGAAAATATTGATTATGATGCGATAAATAGTTTGGCAAACGAAGCACGCCAAAAGCTGAAAGAAGTTAGGCCACTATCTGTTGCACAAGCATCACGTATATCAGGTGTAAATCCAGCAGATGTATCTATTTTACTTGTATATTTAGAACAAGGAAAAATTGCCAAATTGCCGAGTGAGGCATAA
- a CDS encoding DUF951 domain-containing protein, with the protein MSDKDFSLHDIVEMKKAHPCGENKWKVIRMGMDIRIKCEGCQHSIMMPRREFVRKIKKVLERHSE; encoded by the coding sequence ATGAGTGACAAAGATTTTTCTTTACATGACATTGTTGAAATGAAAAAAGCCCATCCTTGTGGAGAAAACAAATGGAAAGTCATTCGTATGGGGATGGATATTAGGATTAAATGTGAAGGCTGTCAGCATAGTATTATGATGCCAAGAAGAGAGTTTGTTCGCAAAATAAAAAAAGTGCTCGAACGACATTCCGAATAA
- the rsmG gene encoding 16S rRNA (guanine(527)-N(7))-methyltransferase RsmG, which produces MNKERFLQLLEEKGITLTPLQINQFDTYFRLLVEWNEKMNLTAITDEEGVYLKHFYDSITASFYFDLTKEQSLCDVGAGAGFPSIPLKICFPHLKVSIVDSLNKRITFLQTLVNALELKDVSLYHDRAETFGRIPELRESFDLVTARAVARLSVLSELCMPLVKEGGHFVPMKAASVKEEMVSAKKAIQTLGGKVEEVHSFQLPLEESERNIIVIKKTKPTPKKYPRKPGTPNKMPLE; this is translated from the coding sequence ATGAATAAAGAACGATTTTTACAACTACTAGAGGAGAAAGGGATTACCCTTACTCCTCTCCAAATAAATCAGTTTGACACATACTTCCGTTTATTAGTGGAGTGGAATGAGAAAATGAACTTGACTGCCATAACGGATGAAGAGGGTGTCTATTTAAAACATTTTTATGATTCCATCACAGCATCTTTTTATTTTGATCTAACAAAAGAACAATCTTTATGTGACGTAGGAGCAGGTGCAGGTTTCCCTAGCATCCCTTTAAAAATCTGCTTTCCACATTTGAAAGTAAGTATAGTTGACTCATTGAATAAGCGAATCACGTTCTTACAAACGCTTGTAAACGCATTAGAATTGAAAGATGTTTCCTTATATCATGATAGAGCGGAAACGTTTGGTAGAATTCCTGAACTAAGGGAATCGTTTGATCTCGTAACAGCTAGAGCCGTTGCAAGACTATCTGTTTTAAGTGAATTATGTATGCCTCTTGTAAAAGAAGGTGGGCATTTTGTACCGATGAAAGCAGCTTCTGTAAAAGAGGAAATGGTAAGCGCCAAAAAAGCGATACAAACATTAGGTGGCAAGGTGGAAGAAGTTCACAGTTTCCAATTACCATTAGAGGAAAGTGAACGAAATATTATCGTCATTAAAAAGACGAAACCGACGCCTAAAAAATATCCAAGAAAACCTGGTACACCAAATAAGATGCCATTAGAATAA
- the jag gene encoding RNA-binding cell elongation regulator Jag/EloR has protein sequence MREITATGQSVEEAVHSALTQLNTTRDRAEITIVEEGKKGLFGIFGAKPAIVKVTLKPQPEEEAVKFLQSVLNEMNIPSELETKVNGRNITVTLTGEKIALAIGKRGQTLNSLQYLTQIVANRFSNQYISVVLDAEGYREKRRVTLEQLASRLADKAMKTRREVHLEPMPSFERKVIHSILSEYKEIETYSVGKEPNRALVISPKK, from the coding sequence GTGAGAGAAATAACTGCAACTGGTCAATCGGTAGAGGAAGCAGTACATTCCGCTTTAACTCAACTAAACACAACTAGAGACCGTGCAGAAATTACAATCGTTGAGGAAGGCAAAAAAGGACTGTTTGGGATTTTTGGAGCTAAGCCGGCAATTGTAAAAGTAACGTTAAAGCCACAACCAGAAGAAGAGGCTGTAAAGTTTTTACAATCTGTCCTAAACGAAATGAATATTCCGTCAGAACTTGAAACAAAAGTTAACGGAAGAAACATTACGGTTACACTTACTGGTGAAAAGATTGCATTAGCAATCGGAAAAAGAGGACAAACGTTAAATTCTCTTCAATATTTAACGCAAATTGTTGCAAATCGCTTTTCAAATCAATACATTTCCGTTGTTTTAGATGCGGAAGGCTATCGAGAAAAAAGAAGAGTGACGTTAGAGCAGCTTGCAAGTCGTCTTGCAGATAAAGCAATGAAGACAAGAAGAGAAGTTCATTTAGAACCGATGCCTTCATTCGAAAGAAAAGTCATTCATTCGATCTTGTCGGAATATAAAGAAATAGAAACATATTCGGTTGGAAAAGAACCGAACCGTGCATTAGTAATTTCGCCGAAAAAATAA